TATTTTTTTCTTATGTGGAGATAAAGTTTTAACAAATAAAATTATATATGTTCGTAGTTGCCACGCATGTTTTCGCTTATTGTTTTATTTCATATATGATAGATGGATAAACAAAGAAGACAGGAACACATGGATAGAGTTTTATTATCTGTCGTAAGTTATAACTCTATTATCTTCTTAATTTTGTAGTCTTTAATTTCTCTCACATAATAGATATAGTCTTGGACGAAGTCTCCGTCCCGTCAGCTTTCACGAACGTAATGGGGAATGGCACTGTGCATAAAGCCAAACGCTGAACGCCATATTCGTCCACAACTATCCCGACATCGATGCAGTTGTTATCTTTACTACAAAACATAATCTTGTAACCATTAGTAAAATCTCCAACTTTCTTGATCTGGAAGAAACTCTTGGACGAAGCTTCTCCAGGATCTGGCTTAGGACCAGCCGATATGAATAACCATTTGCTACCCTCGGTCGCAGTGACCCACCAATAGGTTGACGACTGAACGCAGGTCGTAACTGGGATGACCATCTCGATGTTGAGGTTCTCTGACTCCGGAACGAACCTAGCTCCAGACCCCCAATTTGAGAATCTTATGGGATAGCCTATGTCGTCCTTTGAAAATTGCTGTTCGATGTAGAGGGGACACTGGTTGTCACCAAGGGGGGAGAGAGTCAGGCCGCCACCGAAGATGATTGGGCGAACTAAGTAACTGCCGTTGAATATGACATAACCATCATTGTCGAGAATTGGTCCGCCTGGGTCTGCGGTCACGGCCAAAACAGCGGTTAAGGCAAGAAGGAAGTAAAACATAGAATTCATTCTTTTTGAGTTTATATATATAGTTGGTTATATTTGAATGTAACTGGGTGTAGAAAATGTGAGTTCAGGTCACTGGTATTTTATACATGGATGTGCTGAGTTGATACGTACAGCTTTGTTGTATACGCTATGCTTAGGTTTCGAATTATTAAAGTACATTGAGATTGAGAAGTGTTGGTAAAAGTCACACGGCGCAGCGGAAATACTAATGGTCGTGTTCTCCTGACCTTGTGCGAACCTGTGAAGAAAATACTTCGACGATGGCAGAATATAGTATAAGCGGAAACGTAAATGAGACAATCACTTTTTACGTGGAAAACCTCCTCGATGTGAGAAGGAAAAACCACGGGACCGTAGTCCACTCAACAATCCACTATATAAATGTTTGTGAGTACAACCACGTCCTCCCTGTTCAACAACCAGAACAGAACAGAGACACTAGCTTCAAAGAGCTATCTCCAACACAAACAACAACAACAAGAGAGCAACACAAAGCTTCAAAAGCGGCAGCAACCAAATGACCTCAGCTCACAAGGATTCCGGCATCCAGAGTCTAATCCAACCGTACAAATCCAAGATAAACAAGTCAACAATACCTCCGCCAAATTTCAGCTCAAGAAGAGAAGATCTCACCGTCGGATTTACCAAACGCCCAAGACTGTCCCGCTGAAGAACTGTGACGACCAGCTTCACTAAAACCCAGACAACAGAAGATCCAACCGTTGAAATCCAAATCCCTTCGGTGAATCTCTAACCCACTGACTGAAGAAACTTCCCACAAAATATCAGACCGATCAAGTTCCATTTGATCCTCCAAAACCAGTCTTGAAATAGCCTGACGAGTTTTCTCCTCCTTCTCTATTCTTTCTCTCTTTTGTCTCTCTCTCTAAACTCTATTATTGTGAGTCTACAGTGCAAAGGGTCATGAGAATTATTATTATGTCTCATGCCCACTTGGTTCTCTCCATCTAGGAGGGACCCAACAAACGCCCCCTCCGACTAGATGGAAGAAACAGCCATTCCGGCTATCTCTCGGCATACCTCAAGCTTCCCCCTCGGTAATGACTTCGTCATCATATCAGCTCCATTATCATCCGTATGAACTTTCTCAAGTTCCACTTCCTTAGAAGCAACCACATCACATATCCAATGATACCTCCTCTGAATGTGTTTTGACTTCGAATGAAATGTAGAATTCTTCCCGAGACAAATNNNNNNNNNNNNNNNNNNNNNNNNNNNNNNNNNNNNNNNNNNNNNNNNNNNNNNNNNNNNNNNNNNNNNNNNNNNNNNNNNNNNNNNNNNNNNNNNNNNNNNNNNNNNNNNNNNNNNNNNNNNNNNNNNNNNNNNNNNNNNNNNNNNNNNNNNNNNNNNNNNNNNNNNNNNNNNNNNNNNNNNNNNNNNNNNNNNNNNNNNNNNNNNNNNNNNNNNNNNNNNNNNNNNNNNNNNNNNNNNNNNNNNNNNNNNNNNNNNNNNNNNNNNNNNNNNNNNNNNNNNNNNNNNNNNNNNNNNNNNNNNNNNNNNNNNNNNNNNNNNNNNNNNNNNNNNNNNNNNNNNNNNNNNNNNNNNNNNNNNNNNNNNNNNNNNNNNNNNNNNNNNNNNNNNNNNNNNNNNNNNNNNNNNNNNNNNNNNNNNNNNNNNNNNNNNNNNNNNNNNNNNNNNNNNNNNNNNNNNNNNNNNNNNNNNNNNNNNNNNNNNNNNNNNNNNNNNNNNNNNNNNNNNNNNNNNNNNNNNNNNNNNNNNNNNNNNNNNNNNNNNNNNNNNNNNNNNNNNNNNNNNNNNNNNNNNNNNNNNNNNNNNNNNNNNNNNNNNNNNNNNNNNNNNNNNNNNNNNNNNNNNNNNNNNNNNNNNNNNNNNNNNNNNNNNNNNNNNNNNNNNNNNNNNNNNNNNNNNNNNNNNNNNNNNNNNNNNNNNNNNNNNNNNNNNNNNNNNNNNNNNNNNNNNNNNNNNNNNNNNNNNNNNNNNNNNNNNNNNNNNNNNNNNNNNNN
This genomic interval from Brassica oleracea var. oleracea cultivar TO1000 chromosome C2, BOL, whole genome shotgun sequence contains the following:
- the LOC106326553 gene encoding kunitz-type serine protease inhibitor DrTI-like, whose protein sequence is MNSMFYFLLALTAVLAVTADPGGPILDNDGYVIFNGSYLVRPIIFGGGLTLSPLGDNQCPLYIEQQFSKDDIGYPIRFSNWGSGARFVPESENLNIEMVIPVTTCVQSSTYWWVTATEGSKWLFISAGPKPDPGEASSKSFFQIKKVGDFTNGYKIMFCSKDNNCIDVGIVVDEYGVQRLALCTVPFPITFVKADGTETSSKTISIM